Proteins encoded in a region of the Zea mays cultivar B73 chromosome 4, Zm-B73-REFERENCE-NAM-5.0, whole genome shotgun sequence genome:
- the LOC118477020 gene encoding uncharacterized protein produces the protein MEVVKLGITTQTWPDLVGYAVVDAVNIIRQDNPNITEVRVLPPDGVPSPLQDGAIRVCIYNDIVNGQAVVVNPAPYIG, from the coding sequence ATGGAGGTCGTCAAGCTTGGTATAACCACCCAAACATGGCCTGATCTGGTTGGCTACGCTGTTGTAGATGCGGTTAATATTATCCGTCAAGATAATCCCAATATAACCGAAGTTCGAGTACTCCCTCCAGATGGGGTCCCGTCTCCACTCCAAGATGGTGCCATACGTGTTTGTATCTACAACGACATCGTCAATGGTCAGGCTGTTGTGGTTAACCCAGCACCATATATTGGCTAG